In one Diabrotica virgifera virgifera chromosome 7, PGI_DIABVI_V3a genomic region, the following are encoded:
- the LOC126888254 gene encoding endocuticle structural glycoprotein SgAbd-2-like isoform X1, translating into MLLKALICFCALWSVASARPKAQYSNDGQYDNGNQYDNGNQYDNGNQYDNNNGFAPSAGGHNQAYQDSRSAVITRYDSDNDGAGTYNYNITQSDGIYNEQYGTIENEGTEDESSRVYGYYAYPGPNGEFYYVEYVADKDGFKPAGKHIPQSAGVGRVGQLGIPSAAIASLAGGGLG; encoded by the exons ATGCTATTGAAAGCG cttaTTTGTTTTTGTGCATTATGGTCCGTGGCCTCTGCCCGACCTAAGGCCCAATATTCAAATGATGGACAATATGACAACGGAAACCAATATGACAATGGAAACCAATATGACAATGGAAACCAGTATGACAACAACAATGGATTCGCTCCCAGTGCTGGTGGACATAATCAAGCATACCAAGACTCAAGAAGTGCCGTAATAACGAGATATGATTCTGACAATGATGGAGCTGGTACATACAACTATAA CATCACCCAGAGTGACGGCATCTACAACGAACAATACGGCACAATAGAAAACGAAGGGACCGAGGATGAATCTTCAAGAGTATACGGTTATTACGCATACCCTGGTCCAAATGGAGAATTTTACTATGTTGAATATGTAGCAGACAAAGATGGGTTCAAGCCTGCCGGAAAGCACATACCTCAATCTGCTGGTGTTGGTAGAGTTGGCCAGCTCGGCATTCCTTCGGCAGCCATTGCCTCTCTCGCTGGTGGCGGATTGGGCTAA